A DNA window from Trypanosoma brucei brucei TREU927 chromosome 10, whole genome shotgun sequence contains the following coding sequences:
- a CDS encoding delta-1-pyrroline-5-carboxylate dehydrogenase, putative (similar to Delta-1-pyrroline-5-carboxylate dehydrogenase, mitochondrial precursor(EC 1.5.1.12) (P5C dehydrogenase). (Swiss-Prot:P30038) (Homo sapiens)) codes for MLRRTLPFAFAFVKSPPAVNERMDSFQPGSDSARGTLEACKRLRCGATDCPIVIGGKEYRTDNAINRMIPSSHQQQVAKGYNATPELAQKAIDTALGAAKEWSQMPFKDRAAIFLHAAHLISTKYRHELRAATMLGQSKNPFQAEIDVIAESCDFLRFSVKYAEELYNQQPISPASGPVWNALDYRPLEGFVSVIAPFNFSAIAANLVACPALMGNVILWKPSPNAVLSNYLLYKVFEEAGLPAGVVNFMPCEPKVMTEVVNSHPELAGVAFTGSTNVFLSINKQIYSRLEEYRNIPRISGETGGKDFHLIHPTADMKMTAALTVRGAFEYQGQKCSATSRIYVPQSRWEELKGYLLELHGKLKMGQPDDFQSFMCAVIDETAFDRNKKYIDIAKADSSAYTIIAGGGCDKSEGWFIQPTIIVAKDPNAQLLREEIFGPILTVHVYDDSKPDFWSEACNLVNNATKYALTGSIFAQDRKAIRDATEKHLRYAAGNYYINDKCTGAVVGQQPFGGARASGSNDKPGSALFLTRWVSARTIKENFDHSAQVSYPHQLPDYVTL; via the coding sequence ATGCTTCGCCGTACGTTGCCTTTTGCGTTTGCCTTCGTTAAGTCACCCCCTGCGGTGAATGAGCGAATGGATTCGTTTCAACCGGGTTCGGACTCTGCTCGTGGAACGTTGGAAGCGTGTAAGCGCCTGCGTTGTGGTGCTACTGATTGCCCAATAGTTATTGGTGGGAAGGAATACCGCACTGATAACGCCATCAACCGCATGATTCCATCTAGTCACCAACAGCAGGTTGCGAAGGGGTATAACGCAACACCGGAGTTGGCACAAAAGGCTATTGACACAGCACTGGGTGCCGCCAAGGAGTGGAGTCAGATGCCCTTTAAAGATCGGGCGGCAATATTTCTGCACGCGGCACATCTTATCTCGACGAAATATCGTCACGAATTGCGTGCAGCCACGATGCTCGGGCAGAGCAAGAATCCCTTCCAGGCAGAAATTGATGTGATTGCTGAATCGTGCGACTTCCTTCGATTTTCGGTGAAGTACGCCGAGGAGTTGTACAATCAGCAGCCGATCTCTCCCGCAAGTGGTCCGGTTTGGAACGCTCTTGATTACCGACCACTTGAGGGGTTCGTATCCGTCATTGCGCCCTTTAACTTTTCGGCAATTGCAGCGAACCTTGTGGCATGCCCCGCACTAATGGGAAATGTGATCTTATGGAAGCCCTCACCCAATGCTGTGCTTTCAAACTATCTTTTGTACAAGGTGTTTGAGGAGGCGGGGCTTCCCGCGGGCGTGGTGAACTTCATGCCATGTGAACCAAAGGTAATGACTGAGGTTGTTAATTCTCATCCCGAGCTTGCTGGCGTCGCCTTTACTGGCTCCACGAACGTCTTCCTCTCTATCAACAAACAGATCTACTCCCGCTTGGAGGAGTACCGCAACATCCCGCGCATCAGCGGCGAAACAGGTGGAAAGGACTTTCACCTCATCCACCCGACGGCTGATATGAAAATGACAGCTGCTCTGACGGTGCGCGGCGCGTTTGAGTATCAGGGTCAGAAATGTAGCGCCACATCACGGATTTACGTGCCGCAGAGTCGGTGGGAGGAGCTAAAGGGGTACTTGTTGGAACTGCATGGGAAGCTGAAGATGGGCCAACCCGATGACTTCCAGAGTTTCATGTGCGCTGTTATCGATGAGACTGCATTCGACCGAAACAAGAAGTACATTGACATTGCCAAGGCGGATTCCAGTGCCTACACCATCATTGCTGGTGGTGGCTGTGATAAGTCGGAGGGGTGGTTTATTCAACCTACCATTATTGTGGCTAAGGACCCCAACGCACAGCTTCTGCGTGAGGAGATCTTTGGACCCATACTAACAGTGCATGTGTATGATGACAGCAAGCCAGATTTCTGGTCAGAGGCATGCAACCTTGTAAACAACGCAACAAAGTATGCTCTAACCGGCAGCATTTTTGCGCAGGACCGCAAGGCGATACGCGATGCGACGGAAAAACATTTGCGCTACGCTGCTGGCAATTATTATATCAACGACAAGTGTACGGGGGCGGTTGTCGGGCAACAGCCATTTGGAGGCGCGCGTGCAAGCGGTTCCAACGACAAACCGGGAAGTGCTCTCTTTTTAACGCGGTGGGTGTCGGCGCGGACCATAAAGGAGAATTTTGACCACAGTGCCCAAGTTTCTTACCCTCATCAGCTACCCGACTACGTGACTCTGTGA